From a single Daphnia pulex isolate KAP4 chromosome 2, ASM2113471v1 genomic region:
- the LOC124209957 gene encoding DENN domain-containing protein 5B-like isoform X2, producing the protein MNSSTQVNNVFDYFVVCGLDSTRGLVPNNEHNALSGPLEATYCPQVLAHYPENVAWNLFDGAAVTTLCMPSGVHFSCVPKESHDKNKEPHFHPFIITKENGSRVYGFSLVFNEEVVDDSIINAVSSLQKMHAAQIVEIAPRSNLEVFEDPATSSKSLPRHFKVNSTRLYDKAKCTAKFDVLRDSLLVAKCICLIGQYPAVDAARNFLLNFYRLAVHSSELSTSGDHPLSMLSPESYIYYLLFSIPLPSPNQCIVIPNVPALEWTQSSTAASSTLIFQRPSVHSELPLFEYEIGQVIDLLGIDHLIQLWTCLLLETQVLIHSHDFNRLMLVAESLTTLLFPFSWPHVYVPILPDAMENFLDAPVPFLMGLRSLPSDDARIPSEANLCMVDIDNDRITIPEDLPSFPQHKELADELREVLTKLQQTPTTTHSSSSSYNKQAPNTNIQSSSSNKQRQSWSPMALASGSNASVLERSEAFQKISAIAKRTGVFSEDTKCVSMNGGMESQPVMVTSDLERYLRVQIVNNAIREIFLNQFAHMFSVYEYFFNQPNQDMDSWLSNRDQVHPFDKTTFLSDQPGPHLRFMSCFLESQMFANFIDAKVLANYGQYSHSVRVLDARIKLLKDGYGDSMVRTPGYEPCTWYEQTAALLERRLLKPMMNVVTPSEILTNMDERPTNKKQRTNKFYPGFPSLNNSMLTTAPCYETIGKKGEKSRRKEKPTLQKSYSIGFESSGIAETIRDSNNLAVPIAPRPAVIAQGNWKFVEQLLQECKTKTKRLLVGKMGSEAFELGHGQVSVSGVEDNTLIAGLCDLLERVWAHGLQTKQGKSALWSHILHYHDQKTAPTVNNPVKASSQAPDLSAPSYDGDGGLVNRSRTSHSVDNSRAGNAPNRMKPLPESLIFDMRNVQNMADIKTHLGYARAWVRLCLEKKLLYVHLTTLLSEESLLRTLYKRYAFLRCEDERNLFLTYLLTLNAADYHSFTHTYTNTVITYRVLIVQAKSNMSTCRPYLLLSGTLADTQALYFANDRLELLFQHKNLGILTTVRIGLEDQIGNSRWLIDHVIVRNEITGRAFKFPCGLWLGKDIEDGSTERLLVAAPYDCSTMCGSDLGSIDPSSHGNGSPAHNTAGPVGSRTRSPSATRAESSLTSSLTNLAGNLNINLKGAGTRRKFTESEMQCLLGEAVNNLIKYYLEPTGERGNVTALLCGESGLVPCLELVLHHGFRSSRYFTRNLYLWDYLLQVRDCYTQDPRSVTSVRDYADPSSDRPARRWLCDIIGKIQHYGHSLGKRDKQQLFLCLAARDRMLHRIIGPLASCSSTLTHYDENSYLRDKRLRDYLQPLLQTLSEEKVKIVLEASITRGID; encoded by the exons ATGAATAGCTCAACCCAAGTGAATaatgtttttgattattttgttgtgtgtgggCTCGACTCGACGCGAGGCTTAGTCCCCAATA ATGAGCACAATGCCCTATCAGGCCCATTGGAAGCTACTTATTGTCCGCAAGTTTTAGCTCACTACCCAGAGAATGTAGCCTGGAATCTATTTGATGGCGCTGCTGTCACCAcg CTATGTATGCCGTCAGGAGTCCATTTCTCATGTGTTCCAAAAGAATCTcatgataaaaataaagaacctCACTTTCATCCTTTCATAATAACCAAGGAGAATGGATCTAGAGTTTATGGATTTTCCTTGGTGTTTAATGAAGAAGTTGTTGACGATTCAATCATCAATGCAGTTAGCTCTCTGCAGAAAATGCACGCAGCACAGATTGTTGAAATTGCACCCAGATCCAATTTAGAAGTCTTTGAAGATCCTGCCACAAGCTCGAAATCCTTACCTAGGCATTTTAAAGTTAACAGCACCCGTCTATACGACAAAGCCAAGTGCACAGCAAAATTCGATGTCCTTCGCGATTCATTATTGGTTGCCAAGTGCATCTGTCTTATAGGACAGTACCCGGCTGTTGATGCCGCTAGAAATTTTCTGTTAAATTTCTACAG aCTGGCAGTGCATTCCTCAGAATTATCTACTTCGGGCGACCACCCTTTGTCCATGCTGAGTCCAGAATCCTATATCTATTACTTGTTGTTCTCCATTCCTTTACCCAGTCCTAATCAGTGCATAGTCATTCCCAACGTTCCGGCTCTGGAGTGGACTCAGTCATCAACCGCTGCGAGTTCTACCCTTATCTTTCAACGTCCATCCGTTCACTCTGAACTTCCTTTGTTCGAATACGAGATCGGCCAGGTCATTGATCTACTAGGGATCGACCATCTCATCCAATTATGGACCTGTTTACTACTTGAGACCCAAGTGCTAATCCACTCTCATG atttcaatCGATTGATGCTGGTAGCTGAGTCTTTGACAACACTTTTATTTCCATTCTCTTGGCCTCATGTCTACGTCCCCATCTTGCCGGATGCCATGGAAAATTTCCTCGATGCTCCGGTACCTTTCCTAATGGGATTACGTTCTCTTCCTTCTGACGACGCTCGCATTCCTTCAGAG GCTAATTTGTGCATGGTGGACATTGATAATGATCGAATTACCATACCGGAAGATCTGCCCTCTTTCCCACAGCACAAAGAGTTGGCAGATGAGTTGAGAGAGGTGCTTACCAAATTACAACAAACTCCAACCACTACACATTCGTCATCTTCGTCTTACAATAAACAGGCCCCAAACACTAACATACAATCTTCTTCCTC AAACAAACAACGCCAATCGTGGTCTCCAATGGCGCTGGCAAGTGGATCCAATGCTTCTGTTCTGGAACGATCGGAAgcttttcaaaagatttctgCCATCGCTAAACGCACGG GCGTGTTCAGTGAAGATACTAAATGTGTTTCCATGAATGGCGGTATGGAATCGCAACCCGTTATGGTTACTAGCGATTTGGAACGCTACCTACGAGTGCAAATAGTCAATAACGCTATCCGCGAAATTTTCTTGAACCAATTTGCTCACATGTTTTCCGTTTATGAATACTTCTTTAACCAACCCAATCAG GATATGGATTCTTGGCTATCAAACAGAGACCAAGTTCATCCGTTTGATAAAACGACTTTTCTGTCGGATCAACCCGGACCGCATCTCCGGTTCATGTCGTGTTTCCTGGAAAGTCAAATGTTTGCTAACTTCATTGATGCCAAAGTTCTGGCCAATTATGGTCAATACAGCCACTCTGTTCGCGTGTTGGACGCACGTATCAAACTTTTGAA GGATGGATACGGTGACTCCATGGTTCGTACGCCAGGCTACGAGCCTTGCACCTGGTACGAACAGACAGCTGCATTACTGGAACGGCGTCTTTTGAAACCGATGATGAATGTGGTTACACCCAGCGAAATACTCACCAACATGGATGAAAGACCAACCAATAAGAAGCAGAGAACCAATAAATTTTATCCGGGCTTTCCTAGTCTAAATAATTCGATGCTGACCACTGCCCCCTGTTATGAGACCATCGG gaagaaaggagagaaatcgCGGCGGAAGGAGAAGCCGACACTACAGAAATCCTACTCTATTGGATTCGAATCAAGTGGGATAGCAGAAACGATACGTGATAGTAATAACCTTGCAGTACCAATTGCTCCACGGCCGGCTGTGATTGCTCAGGGCAACTGGAAATTCGTCGAACAACTTCTACAA GAGTGCAAGACTAAAACCAAGCGCTTGTTGGTGGGAAAAATGGGAAGCGAGGCTTTTGAATTGGGTCATGGACAAGTATCGGTCTCTGGTGTCGAAGATAACACGTTGATTGCTGGACTCTGTGATCTGTTAGAACGTGTTTGGGCACACGGACTGCAAACTAAACAA GGTAAATCGGCGCTCTGGTCACACATCCTTCATTATCACGATCAGAAAACAGCGCCGACGGTCAACAATCCCGTTAAAGCTTCTAGTCAAGCCCCAG ATCTTTCGGCACCTTCGTACGATGGCGATGGCGGTTTAGTGAATCGAAGTCGCACTAGCCATTCAGTCGATAACAGCCGTGCTGGCAATGCGCCCAACCGCATGAAACCTTTGCCGGAATCGTTGATCTTTGATATGAG GAATGTTCAAAACATGGCAGACATTAAAACCCACTTGGGTTATGCACGCGCTTGGGTGCGATTGTGCTTAGAAAAGAAGCTACTTTACGTACATTTAACCACTCTCCTGTCAGAAGAAAGTCTCCTAAG gACTTTGTATAAACGCTACGCGTTTTTGCGTTGCGAGGACGAGCGTAACCTCTTCTTGACATACCTACTAACACTCAACGCTGCGGACTATCATTCTTTTACACATACATACACCAACACTG tGATAACGTACCGTGTTTTGATCGTCCAAGCAAAGTCAAACATGTCGACTTGTCGCCCTTACCTTTTGCTAAGCGGGACGTTAGCTGACACTCAGGCCCTCTATTTTGCAAACGACCGTCTGGAACTTCTCTTTCAG CATAAAAACCTCGGAATACTCACCACTGTCCGAATTGGTCTTGAAGATCAAATTGGCAATAGCCGTTGGTTAATTGATCATGTCATTGTGCGGAATGAAATTACTGGCCGTGCTTTTAA ATTTCCGTGTGGACTTTGGCTTGGTAAGGACATCGAGGATGGATCCACGGAACGCTTACTAGTCGCGGCACCATACGACTGCAGCACAATGTGTGGGTCAGATTTAGGATCCATCGATCCTTCAAGTCATGGCAACGGTTCGCCAGCTCACAATACAGCTGGACCGGTGGGTTCACGCACTCGGTCGCCTAGTGCAACCCGTGCCGAAAGTTCGCTCACTAGTTCGCTTACAAATTTAGCCGGAAATCTCAATATCAACCTAAAAGGTGCTGGCACTCGTCGTAAATTTACAGAGTCTGAAATGCAGTGTCTGTTGGGAGAGGCCGTGAATAATCTTATAAAGTATTATCTCGAGCCAACGGGTGAACGAGGTAATGTTACCGCACTTCTATGCGGTGAGTCAGGATTGGTACCTTGCCTAGAGCTGGTCTTGCACCACGGATTCCGCTCTTCTAGATATTTTACTCGTAATCTATACCTGTGGGATTACTTGC tgCAAGTCCGAGATTGTTACACCCAAGATCCACGTTCTGTAACAAGTGTGAGAGACTATGCAGACCCGTCGTCTGATCGACCCGCTCGCCGCTGGTTGTGCGATATCATCGGAAAGATTCAGCATTACGGGCATTCACTTGGAAAACGAGACAAGCAACAACTATTCCTTTGTCTTGCAGCAAG AGATAGGATGCTCCATCGGATTATTGGTCCTTTGGCGTCATGTTCGTCCACGTTGACACACTATGATGAGAATTCCTACTTGAGGGACAAGCGCTTACGCGACTACCTACAACCTCTGTTACAAACTCTAAGcgaagaaaaggtaaaaattgtTCTGGAAGCGTCCATAACGCGGGGCATCGATTAG
- the LOC124209957 gene encoding DENN domain-containing protein 5B-like isoform X1, translating into MNSSTQVNNVFDYFVVCGLDSTRGLVPNNEHNALSGPLEATYCPQVLAHYPENVAWNLFDGAAVTTLCMPSGVHFSCVPKESHDKNKEPHFHPFIITKENGSRVYGFSLVFNEEVVDDSIINAVSSLQKMHAAQIVEIAPRSNLEVFEDPATSSKSLPRHFKVNSTRLYDKAKCTAKFDVLRDSLLVAKCICLIGQYPAVDAARNFLLNFYRLAVHSSELSTSGDHPLSMLSPESYIYYLLFSIPLPSPNQCIVIPNVPALEWTQSSTAASSTLIFQRPSVHSELPLFEYEIGQVIDLLGIDHLIQLWTCLLLETQVLIHSHDFNRLMLVAESLTTLLFPFSWPHVYVPILPDAMENFLDAPVPFLMGLRSLPSDDARIPSEANLCMVDIDNDRITIPEDLPSFPQHKELADELREVLTKLQQTPTTTHSSSSSYNKQAPNTNIQSSSSNKQRQSWSPMALASGSNASVLERSEAFQKISAIAKRTGVFSEDTKCVSMNGGMESQPVMVTSDLERYLRVQIVNNAIREIFLNQFAHMFSVYEYFFNQPNQDMDSWLSNRDQVHPFDKTTFLSDQPGPHLRFMSCFLESQMFANFIDAKVLANYGQYSHSVRVLDARIKLLKDGYGDSMVRTPGYEPCTWYEQTAALLERRLLKPMMNVVTPSEILTNMDERPTNKKQRTNKFYPGFPSLNNSMLTTAPCYETIGKKGEKSRRKEKPTLQKSYSIGFESSGIAETIRDSNNLAVPIAPRPAVIAQGNWKFVEQLLQECKTKTKRLLVGKMGSEAFELGHGQVSVSGVEDNTLIAGLCDLLERVWAHGLQTKQGKSALWSHILHYHDQKTAPTVNNPVKASSQAPAYAFVTLRKRLRNLSAPSYDGDGGLVNRSRTSHSVDNSRAGNAPNRMKPLPESLIFDMRNVQNMADIKTHLGYARAWVRLCLEKKLLYVHLTTLLSEESLLRTLYKRYAFLRCEDERNLFLTYLLTLNAADYHSFTHTYTNTVITYRVLIVQAKSNMSTCRPYLLLSGTLADTQALYFANDRLELLFQHKNLGILTTVRIGLEDQIGNSRWLIDHVIVRNEITGRAFKFPCGLWLGKDIEDGSTERLLVAAPYDCSTMCGSDLGSIDPSSHGNGSPAHNTAGPVGSRTRSPSATRAESSLTSSLTNLAGNLNINLKGAGTRRKFTESEMQCLLGEAVNNLIKYYLEPTGERGNVTALLCGESGLVPCLELVLHHGFRSSRYFTRNLYLWDYLLQVRDCYTQDPRSVTSVRDYADPSSDRPARRWLCDIIGKIQHYGHSLGKRDKQQLFLCLAARDRMLHRIIGPLASCSSTLTHYDENSYLRDKRLRDYLQPLLQTLSEEKVKIVLEASITRGID; encoded by the exons ATGAATAGCTCAACCCAAGTGAATaatgtttttgattattttgttgtgtgtgggCTCGACTCGACGCGAGGCTTAGTCCCCAATA ATGAGCACAATGCCCTATCAGGCCCATTGGAAGCTACTTATTGTCCGCAAGTTTTAGCTCACTACCCAGAGAATGTAGCCTGGAATCTATTTGATGGCGCTGCTGTCACCAcg CTATGTATGCCGTCAGGAGTCCATTTCTCATGTGTTCCAAAAGAATCTcatgataaaaataaagaacctCACTTTCATCCTTTCATAATAACCAAGGAGAATGGATCTAGAGTTTATGGATTTTCCTTGGTGTTTAATGAAGAAGTTGTTGACGATTCAATCATCAATGCAGTTAGCTCTCTGCAGAAAATGCACGCAGCACAGATTGTTGAAATTGCACCCAGATCCAATTTAGAAGTCTTTGAAGATCCTGCCACAAGCTCGAAATCCTTACCTAGGCATTTTAAAGTTAACAGCACCCGTCTATACGACAAAGCCAAGTGCACAGCAAAATTCGATGTCCTTCGCGATTCATTATTGGTTGCCAAGTGCATCTGTCTTATAGGACAGTACCCGGCTGTTGATGCCGCTAGAAATTTTCTGTTAAATTTCTACAG aCTGGCAGTGCATTCCTCAGAATTATCTACTTCGGGCGACCACCCTTTGTCCATGCTGAGTCCAGAATCCTATATCTATTACTTGTTGTTCTCCATTCCTTTACCCAGTCCTAATCAGTGCATAGTCATTCCCAACGTTCCGGCTCTGGAGTGGACTCAGTCATCAACCGCTGCGAGTTCTACCCTTATCTTTCAACGTCCATCCGTTCACTCTGAACTTCCTTTGTTCGAATACGAGATCGGCCAGGTCATTGATCTACTAGGGATCGACCATCTCATCCAATTATGGACCTGTTTACTACTTGAGACCCAAGTGCTAATCCACTCTCATG atttcaatCGATTGATGCTGGTAGCTGAGTCTTTGACAACACTTTTATTTCCATTCTCTTGGCCTCATGTCTACGTCCCCATCTTGCCGGATGCCATGGAAAATTTCCTCGATGCTCCGGTACCTTTCCTAATGGGATTACGTTCTCTTCCTTCTGACGACGCTCGCATTCCTTCAGAG GCTAATTTGTGCATGGTGGACATTGATAATGATCGAATTACCATACCGGAAGATCTGCCCTCTTTCCCACAGCACAAAGAGTTGGCAGATGAGTTGAGAGAGGTGCTTACCAAATTACAACAAACTCCAACCACTACACATTCGTCATCTTCGTCTTACAATAAACAGGCCCCAAACACTAACATACAATCTTCTTCCTC AAACAAACAACGCCAATCGTGGTCTCCAATGGCGCTGGCAAGTGGATCCAATGCTTCTGTTCTGGAACGATCGGAAgcttttcaaaagatttctgCCATCGCTAAACGCACGG GCGTGTTCAGTGAAGATACTAAATGTGTTTCCATGAATGGCGGTATGGAATCGCAACCCGTTATGGTTACTAGCGATTTGGAACGCTACCTACGAGTGCAAATAGTCAATAACGCTATCCGCGAAATTTTCTTGAACCAATTTGCTCACATGTTTTCCGTTTATGAATACTTCTTTAACCAACCCAATCAG GATATGGATTCTTGGCTATCAAACAGAGACCAAGTTCATCCGTTTGATAAAACGACTTTTCTGTCGGATCAACCCGGACCGCATCTCCGGTTCATGTCGTGTTTCCTGGAAAGTCAAATGTTTGCTAACTTCATTGATGCCAAAGTTCTGGCCAATTATGGTCAATACAGCCACTCTGTTCGCGTGTTGGACGCACGTATCAAACTTTTGAA GGATGGATACGGTGACTCCATGGTTCGTACGCCAGGCTACGAGCCTTGCACCTGGTACGAACAGACAGCTGCATTACTGGAACGGCGTCTTTTGAAACCGATGATGAATGTGGTTACACCCAGCGAAATACTCACCAACATGGATGAAAGACCAACCAATAAGAAGCAGAGAACCAATAAATTTTATCCGGGCTTTCCTAGTCTAAATAATTCGATGCTGACCACTGCCCCCTGTTATGAGACCATCGG gaagaaaggagagaaatcgCGGCGGAAGGAGAAGCCGACACTACAGAAATCCTACTCTATTGGATTCGAATCAAGTGGGATAGCAGAAACGATACGTGATAGTAATAACCTTGCAGTACCAATTGCTCCACGGCCGGCTGTGATTGCTCAGGGCAACTGGAAATTCGTCGAACAACTTCTACAA GAGTGCAAGACTAAAACCAAGCGCTTGTTGGTGGGAAAAATGGGAAGCGAGGCTTTTGAATTGGGTCATGGACAAGTATCGGTCTCTGGTGTCGAAGATAACACGTTGATTGCTGGACTCTGTGATCTGTTAGAACGTGTTTGGGCACACGGACTGCAAACTAAACAA GGTAAATCGGCGCTCTGGTCACACATCCTTCATTATCACGATCAGAAAACAGCGCCGACGGTCAACAATCCCGTTAAAGCTTCTAGTCAAGCCCCAG CTTATGCATTTGTCACATTGAGGAAAAGATTGCGGA ATCTTTCGGCACCTTCGTACGATGGCGATGGCGGTTTAGTGAATCGAAGTCGCACTAGCCATTCAGTCGATAACAGCCGTGCTGGCAATGCGCCCAACCGCATGAAACCTTTGCCGGAATCGTTGATCTTTGATATGAG GAATGTTCAAAACATGGCAGACATTAAAACCCACTTGGGTTATGCACGCGCTTGGGTGCGATTGTGCTTAGAAAAGAAGCTACTTTACGTACATTTAACCACTCTCCTGTCAGAAGAAAGTCTCCTAAG gACTTTGTATAAACGCTACGCGTTTTTGCGTTGCGAGGACGAGCGTAACCTCTTCTTGACATACCTACTAACACTCAACGCTGCGGACTATCATTCTTTTACACATACATACACCAACACTG tGATAACGTACCGTGTTTTGATCGTCCAAGCAAAGTCAAACATGTCGACTTGTCGCCCTTACCTTTTGCTAAGCGGGACGTTAGCTGACACTCAGGCCCTCTATTTTGCAAACGACCGTCTGGAACTTCTCTTTCAG CATAAAAACCTCGGAATACTCACCACTGTCCGAATTGGTCTTGAAGATCAAATTGGCAATAGCCGTTGGTTAATTGATCATGTCATTGTGCGGAATGAAATTACTGGCCGTGCTTTTAA ATTTCCGTGTGGACTTTGGCTTGGTAAGGACATCGAGGATGGATCCACGGAACGCTTACTAGTCGCGGCACCATACGACTGCAGCACAATGTGTGGGTCAGATTTAGGATCCATCGATCCTTCAAGTCATGGCAACGGTTCGCCAGCTCACAATACAGCTGGACCGGTGGGTTCACGCACTCGGTCGCCTAGTGCAACCCGTGCCGAAAGTTCGCTCACTAGTTCGCTTACAAATTTAGCCGGAAATCTCAATATCAACCTAAAAGGTGCTGGCACTCGTCGTAAATTTACAGAGTCTGAAATGCAGTGTCTGTTGGGAGAGGCCGTGAATAATCTTATAAAGTATTATCTCGAGCCAACGGGTGAACGAGGTAATGTTACCGCACTTCTATGCGGTGAGTCAGGATTGGTACCTTGCCTAGAGCTGGTCTTGCACCACGGATTCCGCTCTTCTAGATATTTTACTCGTAATCTATACCTGTGGGATTACTTGC tgCAAGTCCGAGATTGTTACACCCAAGATCCACGTTCTGTAACAAGTGTGAGAGACTATGCAGACCCGTCGTCTGATCGACCCGCTCGCCGCTGGTTGTGCGATATCATCGGAAAGATTCAGCATTACGGGCATTCACTTGGAAAACGAGACAAGCAACAACTATTCCTTTGTCTTGCAGCAAG AGATAGGATGCTCCATCGGATTATTGGTCCTTTGGCGTCATGTTCGTCCACGTTGACACACTATGATGAGAATTCCTACTTGAGGGACAAGCGCTTACGCGACTACCTACAACCTCTGTTACAAACTCTAAGcgaagaaaaggtaaaaattgtTCTGGAAGCGTCCATAACGCGGGGCATCGATTAG